One genomic region from Burkholderia latens encodes:
- a CDS encoding DUF695 domain-containing protein: protein MTDAWGTFPARMGDHQAFISFNHGFAEIAETDPRTSLLSVRVALADPTPEGLPSSDEFAGLTQIEDLLDAAVTAKNGVQVGRITVDGNQDFLFYVPFDEEAAAEIVDSLAERTTYALQYAYQDDPDKETYWRTLYPTDDDWQLMRDMRVLEALRQKGDVSDVSRRVMHWTYFAEPSDAHQFADWAESKGYLVESVAPTEDGKSAVRFAHEGTTALADITRHTLEINAEARALGGEYDGWETSIEQAG, encoded by the coding sequence ATGACCGACGCCTGGGGAACCTTCCCGGCCAGAATGGGCGACCATCAGGCTTTCATCAGCTTCAATCACGGCTTCGCGGAGATCGCGGAAACCGACCCGCGCACGTCGCTGCTCAGCGTGCGCGTCGCGCTTGCCGATCCGACGCCCGAGGGCCTGCCGAGCAGCGACGAGTTCGCCGGTCTCACACAGATCGAGGATCTGCTGGACGCGGCCGTGACCGCGAAAAACGGCGTGCAGGTCGGCCGCATCACAGTCGACGGCAACCAGGATTTCCTTTTCTATGTGCCGTTCGACGAGGAAGCAGCGGCCGAAATCGTCGACTCGCTGGCCGAACGGACGACCTACGCGCTTCAGTACGCCTACCAGGACGATCCGGACAAGGAAACTTACTGGCGTACGCTCTACCCGACCGACGACGACTGGCAACTGATGCGCGACATGCGCGTGCTGGAAGCGCTGCGCCAGAAAGGCGACGTGAGCGACGTGAGCCGGCGCGTGATGCATTGGACGTACTTCGCGGAACCGAGCGATGCGCATCAATTCGCGGACTGGGCCGAGTCGAAAGGTTATCTCGTCGAGTCGGTCGCCCCCACCGAGGATGGCAAATCGGCCGTACGATTCGCGCACGAAGGCACGACGGCGCTCGCCGATATTACCCGCCATACGCTGGAGATCAATGCCGAGGCACGCGCGCTCGGCGGCGAATACGACGGCTGGGAAACCAGCATCGAGCAGGCAGGTTGA
- a CDS encoding sensor domain-containing diguanylate cyclase, whose protein sequence is MQIAAKPADEAARLETLHSLSILDTPPEERFDRLTRLARRLFNVPIALVSLVDENRQWFKSHPGLDAAQTSRDVSFCAHALLASDTMVIQDARNDDRFHDNPLVTGQPGIRFYAGRPLAAPNGAPVGTLCLIDTQPREFSADERALLGDLAHMTEREIAALHLATTDELTQLTNRRGFEILARHVLSLCERVGRHAVLLFFDLNGFKAINDRFGHAEGDRALKTFADTLTAALRDSDVIARLGGDEFVVLLSATEAADVSEPIARVAEALDRRNAADARGYAIRFSVGHVAYDPARHRTVADLLESADRRMYEDKQRGKADGA, encoded by the coding sequence ATGCAGATTGCTGCCAAACCGGCCGATGAGGCGGCCCGGCTCGAGACGCTTCATTCGCTATCGATCCTCGACACACCGCCGGAAGAACGGTTCGACCGGCTCACGCGTCTCGCGCGCCGACTGTTCAACGTCCCGATTGCGCTCGTGAGCCTCGTCGACGAGAATCGCCAGTGGTTCAAGAGCCATCCCGGACTCGACGCCGCGCAGACGTCCCGCGACGTCTCGTTCTGCGCGCATGCGCTGCTCGCGAGCGATACGATGGTGATCCAGGATGCGCGCAACGACGATCGTTTTCACGACAACCCGCTCGTCACCGGCCAGCCCGGCATTCGCTTCTATGCGGGCCGGCCGCTTGCAGCGCCGAACGGCGCGCCGGTCGGCACACTGTGCCTGATCGACACGCAGCCGCGCGAGTTCTCCGCGGACGAACGCGCACTGCTTGGCGATCTCGCGCACATGACCGAACGCGAGATCGCGGCACTGCATCTGGCAACCACGGACGAGCTGACGCAACTGACGAACCGGCGCGGCTTCGAGATCCTCGCGCGCCACGTGCTGAGCCTGTGCGAGCGTGTGGGCCGGCACGCGGTATTGCTGTTCTTCGACCTGAACGGCTTCAAGGCGATCAATGACCGGTTCGGCCACGCGGAGGGCGACCGCGCGCTCAAGACATTCGCGGACACGCTGACCGCCGCCCTGCGCGACAGCGACGTGATCGCCCGGCTCGGCGGCGACGAATTCGTCGTGCTGCTGAGCGCCACCGAGGCGGCTGACGTCAGCGAGCCGATCGCGCGCGTCGCCGAGGCGCTCGATCGGCGCAACGCCGCCGACGCACGCGGTTATGCGATCCGGTTCAGTGTCGGCCATGTCGCGTACGATCCCGCGCGGCATCGCACGGTGGCCGACCTGCTCGAATCAGCCGATCGCCGGATGTACGAGGACAAGCAGCGCGGCAAGGCCGACGGCGCGTAG
- a CDS encoding VOC family protein, with the protein MATTVKPIPEGMRTLTPHLICAGAAAAIEFYKRAFNATERFRLPTPDGKLAHACLAIGDATLMLVDEMPEHGALGPKTLKGTPVCLHLFVPDTDAAIAQAVAAGATVRMPAADMFWGDRYGQIEDPFGHRWSIATHQRDLTPEQIAEAMASAPPCGS; encoded by the coding sequence ATGGCCACCACCGTCAAGCCGATCCCGGAAGGGATGCGCACGCTGACGCCGCACCTGATCTGCGCCGGCGCCGCCGCCGCGATCGAGTTCTACAAACGCGCGTTCAACGCGACCGAACGGTTTCGCCTGCCGACGCCCGACGGCAAGCTCGCACACGCATGCCTCGCAATCGGAGATGCGACGTTGATGCTCGTGGATGAAATGCCCGAGCACGGCGCGCTCGGTCCGAAAACGCTGAAAGGTACGCCGGTCTGCCTGCACCTGTTCGTGCCGGATACGGATGCGGCGATCGCACAGGCCGTCGCGGCGGGCGCGACGGTCCGGATGCCGGCCGCGGACATGTTCTGGGGAGACCGCTATGGACAGATCGAGGATCCGTTCGGCCATCGATGGTCGATCGCGACCCATCAGCGCGACCTGACGCCGGAACAGATCGCGGAAGCGATGGCGAGCGCGCCGCCGTGCGGGAGCTGA
- a CDS encoding plasmid fertility inhibition factor family protein has protein sequence MTLVRAQHHGVDVWIVQLPGHATYAYTHLKRIFASDDSRHRVVTVDLTKLLVCADRDTTDYVLPSVQYWAPGKAAGIRDFLDPAKARIPDMPFITFRETRTRTLLGIPGLSKVGVASFRNGQHRARYLAYAGATSVPVEVHETEADLLVRYCGE, from the coding sequence ATGACACTCGTTCGGGCACAACATCACGGCGTCGATGTATGGATCGTGCAGCTTCCGGGACACGCCACCTATGCGTACACGCACCTGAAGCGGATATTCGCATCCGACGATTCGCGCCACCGCGTCGTGACCGTCGACCTGACGAAGCTGTTGGTTTGCGCCGACCGCGACACGACCGACTATGTGCTGCCGTCGGTCCAGTACTGGGCGCCCGGCAAAGCCGCCGGCATTCGCGACTTTCTCGACCCTGCCAAAGCGAGGATTCCGGACATGCCGTTCATCACGTTTCGCGAGACGAGAACGCGGACGCTGCTCGGCATCCCGGGCCTGTCGAAGGTCGGCGTCGCGTCGTTCCGCAACGGCCAGCATCGCGCGCGCTATCTCGCATATGCGGGGGCGACGAGTGTGCCGGTCGAAGTGCATGAAACGGAAGCGGATTTGCTCGTCAGGTATTGCGGGGAGTAA